One Electrophorus electricus isolate fEleEle1 chromosome 13, fEleEle1.pri, whole genome shotgun sequence DNA segment encodes these proteins:
- the gchfr gene encoding GTP cyclohydrolase 1 feedback regulatory protein isoform X1 produces MPYILISTQIRLETGPTTVGDEYSDPALMNFLEARKTTMLGNNFSEYNVEEPPRLVLDKLEKLGYRVVTMTGVGQTLVWCLHKDTTGL; encoded by the exons ATGCCTTACATTCTCATCAGCACACAGATCCGActg GAGACAGGGCCCACCACAGTGGGAGACGAGTATTCTGATCCTGCCCTCATGAACTTTTTGGAAGCCAGGAAGACCACCATGCTGGGCAATAACTT TTCAGAGTACAATGTAGAGGAACCTCCTCGATTGGTCCTGGACAAACTGGAGAAGCTCGGCTACAGAGTTGTGACCATGACAGGTGTTGGTCAGACATTGGTGTGGTGCCTCCACAAAGATACCACTGGTCTCTAA
- the gchfr gene encoding GTP cyclohydrolase 1 feedback regulatory protein isoform X2 yields the protein MPYILISTQIRLTGPTTVGDEYSDPALMNFLEARKTTMLGNNFSEYNVEEPPRLVLDKLEKLGYRVVTMTGVGQTLVWCLHKDTTGL from the exons ATGCCTTACATTCTCATCAGCACACAGATCCGActg ACAGGGCCCACCACAGTGGGAGACGAGTATTCTGATCCTGCCCTCATGAACTTTTTGGAAGCCAGGAAGACCACCATGCTGGGCAATAACTT TTCAGAGTACAATGTAGAGGAACCTCCTCGATTGGTCCTGGACAAACTGGAGAAGCTCGGCTACAGAGTTGTGACCATGACAGGTGTTGGTCAGACATTGGTGTGGTGCCTCCACAAAGATACCACTGGTCTCTAA